A region of Candidatus Sulfotelmatobacter sp. DNA encodes the following proteins:
- a CDS encoding Crp/Fnr family transcriptional regulator gives MNALSPSTRSLLESRMTAHGGGIGDVLQAAGQNIDAIWFPLSGIVSTLRPLENDTSVEVDAAGSEGFVGIELTLGDRRSCDTWLVQSPGRFARLDAQVFLEVFERDATLRDVARRYVSAVLCVRGQWVACNARHTIEQRLAKWLLATRDRVGEEIQITQDVVAMMLGVRRASVVTVLGRMVADGLVAHGYARMRILDDVRLESVACPCYGRAAGLLRNAFVANGAA, from the coding sequence ATGAACGCGCTCTCGCCGAGCACCCGCTCGCTGCTGGAGTCGCGAATGACGGCGCACGGCGGTGGGATCGGCGACGTGTTGCAGGCGGCGGGCCAGAACATCGACGCGATCTGGTTTCCCCTTTCCGGCATCGTCTCGACGCTGCGCCCGCTCGAGAACGACACCAGCGTCGAGGTCGACGCCGCGGGCTCGGAAGGTTTCGTTGGCATCGAGCTGACGCTGGGCGATCGCCGCTCTTGCGATACGTGGCTCGTGCAGTCGCCGGGTCGTTTCGCGCGTTTGGACGCGCAGGTCTTCCTCGAGGTCTTCGAGCGCGATGCCACGTTGCGCGACGTCGCCCGCCGCTACGTCTCCGCGGTGCTGTGCGTGCGTGGCCAGTGGGTCGCGTGCAACGCCCGTCACACCATCGAGCAACGGCTGGCGAAGTGGCTGTTGGCGACCCGTGACCGCGTGGGCGAGGAGATCCAGATCACCCAGGACGTGGTGGCCATGATGCTGGGCGTGCGCCGCGCCAGCGTCGTCACCGTGCTGGGGCGCATGGTGGCCGACGGGCTGGTGGCTCACGGCTACGCGCGGATGCGGATCCTGGACGACGTGCGGCTGGAAAGCGTCGCTTGCCCCTGCTACGGCCGGGCGGCCGGCTTGTTGCGCAACGCCTTCGTCGCCAATGGAGCGGCCTAA
- a CDS encoding SpoIIE family protein phosphatase, with amino-acid sequence MDEAVTAIDERAIAASMRLLAAASRELAASLDATETIASVGRLVVPEFADGFSVELDEGEIRTSIGRRGVLTEDTRSVPLVAHGRALGYLRVAPRRGVADPSLWDQLALRIAVSVDAEQVYAREHHVADTLQRALLPERLPVDERFVFDAAYRPGAEEAIVGGDWYDAFRLPDGRIAFSIGDVAGHGLRAAIVMGEVRQAFRAAALNPNSPSLVLERANTIVNMRPNPVMVTALFGIIDPTDGTLTYAAAGHPAPILALPAGSVQTLPKDGLPLGIVDRVEASDWTFTIPPGALLALYTDGLVEYSRDVVEGERRVLDGVRASVIEGDAEPAAALQRRVFAGSANTDDVATLTVSAADRENGSFTFAFTAVPMAVPIVRRSLARYLERLGVDGERTFSILSATGEALANAVEHAYVSGAPGLVHVRAELQGQTLVVMVEDEGSWKPAQRREERGRGLPLMRALVNAVEIRTHHGRTEVRLSMRLAGGQLHA; translated from the coding sequence ATGGATGAGGCGGTGACGGCGATCGACGAGCGGGCAATCGCTGCGTCGATGCGACTGTTGGCAGCGGCGAGTCGAGAACTTGCGGCCTCGCTGGACGCCACCGAGACGATCGCCTCGGTGGGCCGGCTGGTCGTCCCCGAATTCGCCGACGGCTTCTCCGTCGAGCTCGACGAGGGCGAGATCCGGACCTCGATCGGCCGGCGCGGCGTGCTGACGGAAGATACCCGTTCGGTGCCCCTGGTGGCGCACGGCCGCGCCTTGGGCTACCTGCGGGTCGCCCCACGACGCGGGGTCGCCGATCCCTCGCTCTGGGATCAGCTCGCCTTGCGCATCGCGGTTTCCGTCGACGCCGAGCAGGTCTATGCGCGGGAGCATCACGTCGCCGACACCCTGCAACGCGCGCTCTTGCCGGAGCGCCTGCCGGTGGACGAGCGGTTCGTCTTCGACGCGGCCTACCGCCCCGGCGCGGAGGAAGCGATCGTCGGCGGCGACTGGTACGACGCCTTTCGCCTGCCGGACGGGCGCATCGCGTTCTCGATCGGTGACGTCGCCGGGCACGGCTTGCGCGCGGCGATCGTGATGGGCGAGGTGCGCCAAGCGTTTCGCGCCGCCGCGCTCAACCCGAACTCGCCCTCGCTGGTGCTCGAGCGAGCCAACACGATCGTCAACATGCGGCCCAACCCGGTGATGGTGACCGCACTGTTCGGCATCATCGATCCGACCGACGGAACGCTGACGTACGCGGCGGCCGGCCACCCCGCGCCGATCCTGGCGCTGCCGGCCGGCAGCGTGCAAACACTGCCGAAAGACGGTCTGCCGCTGGGCATCGTCGACCGCGTCGAAGCCAGCGATTGGACGTTCACGATTCCGCCCGGCGCGTTGCTCGCGCTCTACACCGACGGGCTGGTCGAGTACAGCCGCGACGTGGTCGAAGGCGAACGACGCGTGCTCGACGGCGTGCGCGCATCGGTGATCGAAGGCGACGCCGAACCCGCCGCCGCATTGCAGCGGCGCGTCTTCGCCGGCAGCGCGAACACCGACGACGTCGCGACGCTGACGGTCAGCGCGGCCGACCGTGAGAACGGATCGTTCACGTTCGCGTTCACCGCGGTACCGATGGCGGTGCCGATCGTGCGGCGCTCGCTGGCGCGCTACCTCGAACGGCTCGGCGTCGACGGCGAACGCACCTTCTCGATCCTCTCGGCGACCGGTGAAGCCCTGGCGAACGCCGTCGAGCACGCTTACGTCAGCGGCGCGCCCGGGTTGGTGCACGTGCGTGCCGAGCTGCAAGGCCAGACGCTGGTGGTCATGGTCGAAGACGAGGGCAGCTGGAAGCCCGCGCAGCGGCGCGAAGAGCGCGGCCGTGGGCTGCCGCTCATGCGCGCGCTCGTGAACGCCGTCGAGATCCGTACGCATCACGGGCGGACCGAGGTGCGGCTTTCCATGCGGCTGGCCGGCGGCCAGCTTCACGCCTGA